The DNA region ACGTCAAAGTCTTGTCCTCTTCGGCGACAAAGAGCGGTTCAGACTCCTCGAACCGATTCTGGAGCTAGTTTCTACGTCCACAACGGGAAGCATGCTCTTTTGAAGTCTGGCTATTTCTACGAAATGTCTTTCGAAGTTTTCAAAGACAGCCTTCACAGAGCGACACCTCACCGGAGGCTAAGACGCGTTCCCAGATACTCGCAAATCCAGGAGTCTCTCGGAAGGCCTGACGGAAGCACAGAGATACGAAGGAGACTCTGACAGCAAACTGAGGGGGAAAATCTACCTtcagccgcgagagaaagaaaacgaaaggagCACGACAGGGAGGGGGAACTGCAGAGAGCGTGAGAGCgggggaggagaaaacgagagagaaagagaaaaaaggggaaagagactgagaagaaagaagaaaaggcaggagagcgaaagcgaaTGAGGGATgtgagagagcagagaaaagagaaaacaatcAAACACAAGAATTAGAGAGAGACATACGTTGCGAGGTGAATAGACCCTGGCCGGCGCCTGGAATGAGCGAGGTTGCGACGTAGAGAacagacgcggagagaaaagatcCTGTGCGCCTGTctgacagagaagaaggcagagagactggcgatgaagaagaggaagaaggagaaaaggaagaagaagaagaggaagaagaagaagaggaagaagaagaggaagaaggagaggaggaagaagaagaggaagaaggagaggaggaagaagaagaggaagaaggagaggaggaagaaggagaggaggaagaagaagaggaagaagaagaagagtaggaagaagaagaggaagaaggagaggaggaagaagaagaggaagaagaaggagaagaggaggaagaagaggaagaagaaggaggagaggaagaagaaggacaagaggATGAAGGGGAGTCAGGCAGCTTCCCAATTGGAGATGAATCGAGTTGATTCGAAGATTGAGGAGAAACGGtaagaacaggaagagagttTGTCTCGGTCTTCGTCAAGCGGTCTAGACGCGTCGAGACCTCAGGGGGTTTCGTCGgtgcttcgtctcctctctcggcggCACACATGCTTAGCaagcggcgaagagaagggcgagcgaaaaagggagaaagaggaagcgtAAGAAAAGGGCGGAAAGGGGGGTACCACAAGCAGGAGGAGAAGcctggaaaagaagaggagaaagaggaaaaagagaagaaggcaaagaaaagagaagaaaattAAGGCAcacgcaagagaaagaaacgttTCTTTATAGAACATTCCCTTTGGTCTCCGTGTCTcgtcgcgtgtgtgtcttccgTTCTCATTTTGTGCGGCTGTTTCTGCGCAAAGCTGCACTCGCGTCCTCAGCTTTTCTCCTGCGCTGCATTGTCTGCCTCAGCTATCCACGAGTCTTCTGGCTCTGCTGTTTTCGAAGGGCCTGAGAAGTTCCAGTACAACGTAACAATCTCCAATTTCCGTTCGGCTcagaaggacggagaagggagagaggagaaaggtgCGGCTGAGGCAGAGTTgcaaggggagagagaccgcctctgtcttcctcctttctcttcgtctcctctcagCTGTTTCCAGATGTTTTgctgtcttttcgtctctcgtctccgttccttccTTTGCTTGCCATCACCCCTGGATTTTCGCTTGACGAGTTATAAATACGCGAGTCCGTTAAAGATCTTTGCGCTTGTCGAAATGGTTTTCGTAGCCGTCACTCAGTTCTCACGTCTCCGTAGcctctcacctctctctgtgtcgtcttctccgttgtTAGTTGCATCTTGTgcgaaaacagaaagggaTTAGACCCGCGTCTGTCGCGTCACGATCTTTGTCTTTGGCAACGAAGCTGAAGACGCGACGAGAAAGCTAGAagcaaaggcgagagcggTAACGAatgacccccccccccccccccccaccctccgtcttcgtcgtcctctccactctcgcctcgctctcctttttcgctcATCCGTAGAGCGAGAGATCAAGCTCTCACAGGAGGAGAACACGAGGgccaagaagaagagacacacgcagggagagaggagttcgagaggcgacagaatGAAAGGGAAACGTTGAAGGCGGAtcacgagagaggagattggacgcgacgaagaaagtTTCAAACTTTTTTCAGAATCAGAATGGGAGGTGCGCCCCAGCCACACGGTCCGGGGTCGGCGGTGGTCGGCGGCACGGTGTGGTTCAACCGCGACGTCTGTGGCATCGTCTGCGCATGCTTTGTAAGTCTCCCTTGCGGTTTCCTTTGAACGAAACCGCCCAGAGAGCGCGGATCTTTTCGCTCGAGAcgtgacagagagagagactctcgCGCCCTCGGTGGGGCGCCGTGAAGGCAtacgagagagggagactgaGGATGCAGAGGAAGGGACGACCTGTTAAGAATACGGGTCGTCTCAACTCGAGCCTGGGTCGCGCCTCCAAAtaggaaagagacacagcacgcgacagggaaagaaaaaagggtTAACACTCAGACACTTTTTACGACATCCCAAGCCTCCGAGGTCTCTCCACTTGCGCATTTTAGCGAACACAGTTCGCGGGCCGCAATCTGAGATGTCGAAACGATACACTCGAAGCTGTCTCGGAGAAAAAGTGCACCTGAATGAGAACCGTtgtcctcgctttccgcAGGCTCAGTCAatcatcttcttctcgtgctACACGGTTTGCACGTGCGTTATCCTGAGATGGTAAGTtgtctttcgcgttttttcgttctttcAAGGTTACGAGGCGAGACACCAGAAGGCCGTCATACGCGTTCTCTTCAAATCTGCATATGACACACTCTGGATCGACCTTTCAAGTGCcccgcgtttttttcctgctccttcgtttctcgttctcttttttcctcgttttcctttttcccctctttcctctctctccccgtccttttctctttttcttcccgttcgtCCTGTTTCTGCTCTCTCACGACGTGAATTCGTCCTTCTGTGCATGTTCTACAAGCGCTCGGTTtcgctcttttgtctctttcgtcctctccttgtGCTGGACActtgtgtctccctctcgccttctccactcctcgctcttctctctttgagactctgtgtctcgcttctctctccgctgtttctccgctgcatctctcttcttccccctttgccttctctcccgtgtctcgGACCCCTCGCCTCTGGTACCCCTTTCCTGCGCGTTCCTCGCCATCTTCctctggttctctctctttccgtccgctgtttctcttctctcaggaCGAGTCTCGGCCTCTGTCGGTACGGCCTCGCGTTGCTTCTGcagctcttctcgctgctcgcctcgctgtcccATTTGAAGTGTCTCTTGTCCGATCCCGGCGCAGTTCCCTAtctccctctcccgcctgcGCTCTCTGCCCCGTCCCCGCCTCCAGTCCTCGACGCTTCCGCGCTCTCCGAGTCCAGCAACGCCGACGTCGCGAGGCCGAACGCTCGAAaggacgccgaggaagactcgcagtggcgaagaagctgctCGTGGGTAGAGATGCCTTCCGCCCGGCCCGAAGAAGAATGGACAGACGTGGACagtggcgaagacgacgTGCTGGTGTGCCGCTCGTCCCCTTCGCGCCTCACGGATGCatcccctcctcttccgcttcctgtctctccgttcgctCCGCAGTCTGCggcgcgcggcctcgcgcctcccgcccTCGCCCTGTCCCCGGAGAAACCTGGGGGGGACTGTGGACCTGTTGGCGGGGCGAccggcctttcttctgtctcgtctctgggCGCGCCGGGGTTCGATCCGACCGCAGCGCGCGCAGGAGAGCAAAGCCGAGAGCTGCTGGACGGAGCCAGAAGCCGCGAGGCCCTCGCGTtcgaaacgagagacgcgcggccgCACAAGAACCGGTGGTGTGACCGAGGATGCCGCGGGGCGGAAcccgacgcgagaagaactcCGCAGCGGAAATACCATACCGTGGTTGACGAGGAGGCCTGCtgcgaagaggacgagagcggaCTGCGAAGCGGTAGACTGCACGTCCGCCaccgcgacggcgaggcgcgatCTGAGAGGGAGATGGAGGCGCTggcaagcgaagaagacggcgagaaacgtGCCaaggacaagaagaaagaaatgTGGCTCTtgagggcgagacgccgcgtccgtctcctcctcctcgccctccctgGAAGCCTGCGCTGGGGCATTGGTGGTCTCctggttcttctcgcggcggcgcgaagggcgttcctcttctttgcgaGTACGCACGgcggagcgaaagagaaacgctccctttctttcgtttttgttcttctttgtctccttcctcgactTTCCTCCCGCCTTTGTTCTCGCGTCTTGGTTCTCGCGTCTTGGCTCTCTTGTACCACTTTGTTTGCTCTCGCCATTCGCGCACTTCTTTCAATCTCGAGGCACGTGACCGCGACGCCGAGGATACAGAgactgtgtgtgtcgctccCTGGCTTCGacttgtgtctcttctctcgcttctcttccgtttctctcgctttcacTCCCTCTTTGTTTTTGCAGCCTCTCGCCAGCCGTGTTTTACTTTTCTGTAAGAATTATAAAAATTATGTGTACGATTGTTTTTAATGTATTTGCTAAAGTAATAATGTTCCGTAACCATaatctgtatgtatattaTTCATTGTAAATTCAAatttcgcctctttcccctcgttcCGCCGGCTCTTCCCCTGTCGCTCAGCCTcgcccgccttcgccttcgaaACGCCAGCAGCCGAGGAGAGCCTCGAAAACGGCTTCCATCCGCCGAGCTGCCGAAAGTGCCGGAGTCTAAAACCCGCTCGAGCACACCACTGCTCTGTCTGTCAAAGATGCATCCTAAAAATGGACCACCACTGTAAGAAAGTGGAAACGTCGGAGCCCGttcgagcgaagaaggcgacgcgcaaATGCGCAAAGGTCCATTCGAGTGGAAAGGGCGAAAACATGAGCCCGCAGCCGCGTTGAggaacatatatatatatatatatatatgtaaatatatatatgtaaatatatatatgtaaatatatatatgtaaatatatatatatatatatgtatatatgttttaGGTGTGTGGGAGCGCGTTTTGTCGGTGGCGTTGGCGCGTCGAGTCGgggttttgtgtgtgtctctgtgcttcgTGCTTGTGCGCAGGCCCTTGGATCAACAACTGCGTTGGACAGACGAATCAGAAGtttttcctgctctttctcgtctACGTGAACGCGATGTGCACCTTGTCGATGGGGACGCTCATCGTGCGCACCGTCTCCTTCTTGCAGGAGCAGCCCCCACTTCCGCCGCccggcttatattcggagAGTTTCCGAGCCGCGTTGGCGGCTCCGGGGCCCGCGACGGACAGCGGCGGCTGGCCCGTGTACAGaccagaagaaacgaaacggcgAGCGCAGCCTCCCGAGCTTCGGATGAAAACAgacgcttccgcctcttcgcttgAGGTGAGCGCAGCGGgcggggcgaaggagaacgaTACggccgaaacggagaaaggacacaaacgagaaggcgcgcccGAGCAAGACCTACGCGATTCCAGGGATTCAGCCCaagaccggagagagagagaaggagatacagaaggaaaaggagatgaagaaggtGGTGGAGGCGGAGAACAAGAGCGAGAACAGGGGACCGGGGCTCCGCGGCGAGGGCGCAGTGGAGGGGAACGGGCGGAgggggaagacagaagaacagaagacgaaagtgAAGGCGGGACAGCGGTTTTTCGAGTGTCGAAAGACGCGGGCGAAGCTGCGCACGCGGATTATCCCCTTCTGCCGTCTGGATTAGAAGACGAGGCCAAGGGGACTGGAGACCCGCAAGCTGCGCAGTCTGCTGGTCAGCcactcctctctgcgcgcgcctACCGCAGCCGAATCAACGTCTTTGCTCTGCCGAGCTTGACGCGGGGCATCGACATTCTCTTGGAGCGCGCCGCGCGTGGCGACGGAGACATCCgaggctcttcttcgcgagaggagagagcgggcgCTGAACCCTACGGAAGCTGGGTCGCCGacgagcgaagaaacgcccgGAAATCCTTCTTCGGCGCAAAtcgggaaagaaacggagcaAACGCCGAGCAAACGCCGTTCCGAATCATCACTGaaccgctgtctcttccagtAAGCGAACGTGAGACCGGAAGAATTCACGCGAGGgaacagaggaggaagagaaaggcagacaggaaaaagatCTGAGGTGTCCCGTGTGATttgctctttcgtctctagactttgcatgcagatctCGCCCTGCGAATCCttccctgtttctttctccgcccTTGTGCTCGTTCCTGCTGTTCTCGCAGCTCTCTATTCATTTCCATGCTTCTTTCGTGACGctgtgtctcgttttttcgtgcaGTGCAATCTGGAGCCTCTGGAAGCTGTCGCATGCGTGGTAAgagcgcgaaaaaaaacgccgagaagcgacatctcgaagagacagcgtcGAGTGGCTAAAGAaaggcgctggaggcgcAAGCGGTACATCCTTGTTTTTCGAGAGATGCGCGGGTGCTGGCTCCTCGGGTTTTGTGTTTGTGATCCCTTTCTTGCATCGCTCTGTCCTTATCTCTGCCGCACATGCAACAAGGCACATCCTCCAGGGGACATCCGAGaagtgtctctcgcctgttgAGCTGCGTGGCGTGCGGAGTATCTCTTTGCGAGAATCAACTTCAAAACGGAgacgtctgcatgcacctaAGTGCTGTGGCGTTGGTCCGACGCTTCCTTGAGGGCCCGGTTTGGCTTCTTTCAGAGTTTCGGCCCGTCTTTTGTGTGtgccttctcgtttccacCGACGCCCCTTCGCAtgtctcgccgtttctttGCAGTTTGTCTTCAtgttctccttcgtctttggCCTCTTCACCCTCATCATGTTCTTCGATCAGCTGTCGGCAATCCGCTCAAACACCACAGGTAATTATTCTGAGTCCCTCACATGGGTCGGCGTTTCccaaacgaaagagaaagaaagggtGACGCAAAccaagagaggagggaaaaaaaagacaggtGCTGAGCCTGAAGGTGGCAAAGTGTGGAAACTGTGAATCTGGTACGTTTCGGCTGCTTTCACTTTCTCAGGCATCGAAGTCTTGAAGCGCGAAGCACACGAGACGCGCTCGCTTTACTCGTCCCTGGTTGATGTGTGCGGTGCGGCTCCCTCATGGCGGTGGTAAGGTCCCAATCTTGtcttgttccttttctcttttttcctcgaTTTCCGTCCCTCCTTTTgctccgcttctcgctcttctcggtGGCATTCCTCTGTTCtccttccgctgtctcctttctctccttcccctctttccgttccttctcttcttttgtcGCCCTCATTTTCTCGACGCATCTCCACTTCCCATTTCGGACTCCCACGCCACAAGCAAACATCACCACGCAGCTTgccgtgtcttttttcgcgtcctcTACACATACaaacgcttttctctctaACCTGAAAAaaatgtatatgtatgttcTGCGCATCGAAATACGTGCACGTCGATTTGTTGCTGAATGCTTTCGTTTCgtatctctttctcgcggtcgtctgtttcgtcgTCCACACTTTTTTCGCACCTCGCGGTCTGCTGTGAGCTCTGTCTCtggtctctcgcgtttcctttcccatttccctctcctcccagCTTCTTTGCCTCGTCGGTGggcggctgcgtctcgcttcgttcttcctccgcctctttccctttcctgttCGCCTTCTGGGGCCTTGAGTTCCCTTTGATGTGTGCGCTCCTCCTCTGCTGatttttcttcgcgtgtctgtcgcctttctgccGATTGCCCGTCAGGCTGTTGCCTGTGAAtcgctccttcctcgctctctcccgcgaaCGCGATGCTCCGTCGATGCAGCTGCGTCCTCTTCGATTGTCTCCCGACGAATCTtcgcttctgcatgcagaaaaaggagaagcgacTGGAGAAGCAAAGCAGCAGCTAATGTAGAACATGCATAAAAAGGCAAGGCGGGATCGGAGGCAAGGTGAATGTcgcttctcctgcttcgctcgcctctgctctttccgGTCATGTTCCCCCGTGGTGAGGCagcaggtgtctccttcagcaccttttcttcttctccctctccagcGCGGTCTGCTCCTGTGGAAACCTTTTCGTCGTCAAGCAGTGACGAACAGAAccagggagaggcgccgtAAGGGCAGAGTGGAGACCGTCGAGCGGCGCTTCGCACAAGAGACaggctcttccttctgcctcccTATCCACCGATGCAGACGCCTATCcgttgtcttcctctgcttctcggtctcgcctctttcctcctcacGACTGTcttccacagaaaaaaaaccgCCCCGTTTTGCTCTACCCTTGCCGCCCAGCGGCCATGTGAAAAGTAGAGAGTGCTtctccgctcctcttctctcttccatACAAGGAAGAAATCGCCTTCCGCGGGATCCGAATACAGCTGAAGATGCCCTGAGTGCAAAGAAATGGCCCTCAGAGCacctttcttccctgtctcctctcgctccgtcctcctccctcgcctctttctcttctcgagcTCGTGCCCCGTCAGATCCACTTGCCGATACACAAATACCCTCGTATATAGAGagacatgcatatatacatatccatatatatatatatatatatatatgtggttATGTGTACAGATGCGTGAGGGTGGGGAGGTTCGCACGCATATCCACTTTAGAAAATATGTCGGAGCCGCAGCTTCTGCTTCCTGGCATCCGGCGACAGTGCACAACCGCCTTCTCTTGCTCGGCGGTTTCCCGTGCAGAGCTGTTATATGTGACATGGAGTTCGGAAAGCCATCTCACGAAAAGATACAGAGCGACAATCATTACACCAAGTTGTATACgagtatacatatatgtatatacatatatgtaatttatatatatatatatatattatatacatgcatgtacatgtTCGTGTCGAGGCAGGAGGACGTGATGCAGGGGCTTTCCTGCGGGAGAAACAAGTTCTTTgactctgtttcctttcccgcAGCCACCGCAGGCTCAAACAACCGGTCCTACCTAGAGAAACTTATTTTAATGTATGGATGTAGGGATAGGCAGTTTTATAGGCATGTGTACATAtgcatttcctctcttgATACACCGCTTTAGGTGCTTTGTTTGCTGTTTGTCTGCGTGATTTTTTCGGTTTGTTCAAGGGAGTGGTGCAGGCAGAAGGCGTGccgtcgtcttttctcttgatTCTTTCGTTCTTGGTTCTTCGTCTGTGTGCTGGCCTTCTCTgtgcttatatatataatatatatatatattatttAAACAGCCCGAAGGGGCGCgactctcgttctctttgcGTATTTTCCTcggtctctgcatgcgcttccaATCTTGTAAAGACAGCGCACACGTCTCAGAAGCGAGTTtctccgtttgtctctgACTCCGTCTTCTGGTGTAATCGAACGCGTCGAACAGCTTTTTTTCGATTTCTTCAAGTTGGCTAAAAGGCGCTTCGTTTGCGGATCTGCCGACACAGCCGAAGGGATGTGCCCCACAGttgctggcgtctctctcccgactGTATGCATTtcaggagaggcgcgaccCCCACGCCCAAGTCAGAAAGAGTCAGCAGGGAATGCCAGCAATCTATGCTCATAGATCTAAAGCGAGAAAGTGATGTGCTGTTACGACAGGCTCTAAAACGCACGCGAATCTAGACatcgaagcggagagaaacgcggaggtggacaacgcgagaaacagcaggAAACGGAACACAACTGAGGAAGAGCAATATAACTGCCACAGGCCCGGagtccatatatatatatatatatatatatatatatatgcatatgaagCATGCAATTGCTGATACCCATGTGTAAAAAGATCGGCATACGAACAAAAATGCCTATATAGAATGTATTTGTGGATGTGCATACGTGCGAGATGAACACCTTCCGACCAGTTTCAGCTTTGGTGTTTTTTTCCGACGGCAAGGGAGGTGGGCATCTTAGCTTCTACCGAGGCCGCTATGTGAGgagtctctcccttcgcgagaggcgtcggagcacgcgcgaggcagagaagagagatgcagacacagacaaagaaggggggatttctctgtgtttcctcctttctgtttGCTGAGAGGGAAGTGAATGGGTTTGATGCTGTCCTTTTCACGGTTTCTGTACGAGAGGCAACGAACGACTGTTGAGACTAGTTCAGTCACACAGGCTCCTTCGACAGTCAACTCACTGCGCCCCACACGTAAGTCcccacgagagagagacagcgacgcagagatTGAGAGTGAAAATAGAGAAAGTTGCGAATAGGAATTCCCTTCTGAGAGCTGTGCAAAGAGTGGCGATCGGAGCGTCGCGACGGGGCACTCTGCGCCTTCAGCATTTCCGAGTTCTCGCGTTTGTTTGGAGAAGAGTCGTAACCGACCTCGGGTTGCGAGACGCCtgaaagcgagaaggcaggagagagaacgcgcgtttcccacagggaaaaacggagaacgcGATCTCAAAACGGGGGATACTTCCTGGAAAacgcttcccttctcgcaACCGAGAgtctccagagacagagagagaccacaCAAACCGCCAAGGGCCACCTCTGTTTAGACAGAAGACCACATCCCTTCTGCCTTCCCCGTATATGCATCCAGTCGCATGCATAAATACAGGTGACCGTAGTGCGTTCTCTTTCTATGGACATGTGTGGCACAACCGTTCTGTGCTCACGCGTTCTGTCTCGAGGCGCCGAAACAACCTCCATGGCTGAAGCGCACGCGAGaaggctcttctctcgttgtcaGCGCCTGCACgagcgtttccctcttccgctgtccttttcctctttctgcgcctcgtcgctttcttctcgcaacGCGGCTCGCTCGCAGCGCCGAGACTCCGAGGcatctctgcgtcttcacgCCTTCCGGGTTCCATGCGCGATCTTCTCTtcagcggcgagagcgaggtcTGTTCTCGAAAACGCCTCGCTTCGCGCGGCTTCCAAAAACGGAACGCCCGCACCGCCTCTTTGCACGCTCCAAAAAGAGACATCTcagacgcgaaaaacgcgggagACAGTAGCTGTCTTGTTTGCGTACGAAATTAAGAAAAAGTCCAATTCCAATTACCACCTgcttgttcctctctcctcaccgGAGGGCCAGACAAACGTCAACTCTTGAACCTGCTTCACGGAACCCTCCGTGCTTCGACAGAGAAAATGGGAAAGAacctcgttctctccgtttctaCACCTTAACGACGGCCAACGCCTCCCTCACGAACCCGAGTTGCCTTTACTGAAAAGGGCAGGCTACTCCACACACAATCACGctgcgaagagacaccaTCGCGCACGCCTCTCCACGAATCGGTATTTCGCCAGTCTTAAAAAATCGTCCctgttttgtgtttctccACGTTTGATGACAAACGTAACGTTCCCCTAGTCAGCGTGCAGTCTTCTCCCTTGAGCGCCTCGCTTCCCAAACCGCGTCGGCGACTTCTCAAGCTGTCGCTCGTCGCTCCAcactctctcgtcttccacagccgaggcagagagagactgcatCCCTATTTGTGTCACTCGACCGCATTCcactgcagagaaacagcagcCTCGCACAAACACTCCTCCTATGCGCGCATCCCGTCCCAACAGCGAGTCCTTTAACATCCAAGCACACGCGCCGCGCTCAGAATCTCCGTCTATaaccgccttctctgcctcctctctgttctctttcttcgtcctcctggactctcccgctcctctcgcgttcctcaaATCATGCCGCGACTTTTGGCCAGATGCCACTGCACGCGTTCTCGCGCACTTGTCCATCTCTGCGGTTCGCCGGCTCTCGACTTCTTCGGTTTCTTTCCggtccgtttctttccagcGCCGCTCCGGTCTtcgcgcctgcggctgcgcgGGGCACCGCCGCTCCCACTTCGTCTCtccgaagagacaggcgtgTGAGGCGGAGCACTCTTGCGCTGGTacgggaagagacacgccGAGGAGG from Neospora caninum Liverpool complete genome, chromosome VIIb includes:
- a CDS encoding putative SET domain-containing protein; the encoded protein is MCAAERGDEAPTKPPEVSTRLDRLTKTETNSLPVLTVSPQSSNQLDSSPIGKLPDSPSSSCPSSSSPPSSSSSSSSSPSSSSSSSSSPSSSSSSYSSSSSSSSSSSPSSSSPSSSSSSSSPSSSSSSSSPSSSSSSSSSSSSSSSSFSPSSSSSSPVSLPSSLSDRRTGSFLSASVLYVATSLIPGAGQGLFTSQRLPRDSWICEYLGTRLSLRDVLQERDRTYVICAGTLNAHLDAKTHPEVLARYINDIRETDKLNARFVKDRQRRRVFVQAVRDIDAGEEIYAFYGEGYWRNRPFFAPGDESMVPVAMKEDKQGERR
- a CDS encoding Zinc finger DHHC domain-containing protein,related, with protein sequence MGGAPQPHGPGSAVVGGTVWFNRDVCGIVCACFAQSIIFFSCYTVCTCVILRWTSLGLCRYGLALLLQLFSLLASLSHLKCLLSDPGAVPYLPLPPALSAPSPPPVLDASALSESSNADVARPNARKDAEEDSQWRRSCSWVEMPSARPEEEWTDVDSGEDDVLVCRSSPSRLTDASPPLPLPVSPFAPQSAARGLAPPALALSPEKPGGDCGPVGGATGLSSVSSLGAPGFDPTAARAGEQSRELLDGARSREALAFETRDARPHKNRWCDRGCRGAEPDARRTPQRKYHTVVDEEACCEEDESGLRSGRLHVRHRDGEARSEREMEALASEEDGEKRAKDKKKEMWLLRARRRVRLLLLALPGSLRWGIGGLLVLLAAARRAFLFFASPWINNCVGQTNQKFFLLFLVYVNAMCTLSMGTLIVRTVSFLQEQPPLPPPGLYSESFRAALAAPGPATDSGGWPVYRPEETKRRAQPPELRMKTDASASSLEVSAAGGAKENDTAETEKGHKREGAPEQDLRDSRDSAQDRREREGDTEGKGDEEGGGGGEQEREQGTGAPRRGRSGGERAEGEDRRTEDESEGGTAVFRVSKDAGEAAHADYPLLPSGLEDEAKGTGDPQAAQSAGQPLLSARAYRSRINVFALPSLTRGIDILLERAARGDGDIRGSSSREERAGAEPYGSWVADERRNARKSFFGANRERNGANAEQTPFRIITEPLSLPCNLEPLEAVACVFVFMFSFVFGLFTLIMFFDQLSAIRSNTTGIEVLKREAHETRSLYSSLVDVCGAAPSWRWLLPVNRSFLALSRERDAPSMQLRPLRLSPDESSLLHAEKGEATGEAKQQLM